A region from the Gossypium hirsutum isolate 1008001.06 chromosome A08, Gossypium_hirsutum_v2.1, whole genome shotgun sequence genome encodes:
- the LOC121204665 gene encoding small nuclear ribonucleoprotein SmD1a, protein MKLVRFLMKLNNETVSIELKNGTIVHGTITGVDISMNTHLKTVKLTLKGKNPVTLDHLSVRGNNIRYYILPDSLNLETLLVEETPRVKPKKPTAGKPLGRGRGRGRGRGRGRGR, encoded by the exons ATGAAGCTCGTCAG GTTTTTAATGAAGTTGAACAATGAAACGGTATCGATTGAGCTTAAGAATGGAACCATTGTTCACGGTACCATCACAG GTGTGGATATCAGTATGAACACCCATCTGAAAACCGTGAAACTCACTTTGAAAGGGAAAAATCCGGTCACTTTAGATCACCTTAGTGTGCGGGGTAACAATATTCGCTACTATATCCTGCCTGACAGCTTAAATCTCGAGACGCTGCTAGTTGAAGAGACACCTAGGGTGAAACCTAAGAAGCCAACAGCTG GGAAGCCTTTGGGACGTGGTCGGGGTCGTGGCCGTGGGCGTGGACGTGGTCGAGGCCGTTAA